In one Streptomyces sp. NBC_00597 genomic region, the following are encoded:
- a CDS encoding cation-translocating P-type ATPase, which translates to MTGRTTDMTPVGSPAGTGLTEAEAVRRLARYGRNEVAPPRSTPLYGRVIAQLRDPLIMVLLGAMLLTIAIGDHPDAVVIALVVVFNTAVGVAQEVRADRAVAALSTLSAPHARVLREATPHEVPAALVVPGDTLLLGEGDVVAADADLTEASALLVDESMLTGESEPVDKKVNDTISAGTVVVRGRGAATATATGSASALGRIAALLGEGRELTPLQRRLASLGRILAGVTLALCVLFFALGLVRGLPVSTMAVTAISLAVAAVPESLPAVVTLALALGARRMAARNALVRRLPAVETLGSVSVLATDKTGTLTEGRMVVQQLWSPSGAADVSGSGYEPRGELTRAGRPLAPEQLRPLRELLTAAALCNDSGLRPPREGSDTWTAVGDPMEAALLAAAAKAGCPDQATLHRDCPRISEAPFDSLRKRMTTLHHLPDGNVLVCLKGAPEAVLTDTVLAEPPDLLDRAHREASLLAARGFRVLAVAGSERLVWDLSAAEAEQGLDLLGLVAISDPPKASAAATLEACRAAGITPVLITGDHPATAHAIAVRTGLVEDGPAGEVITGSEMGAAPDTDLTGVRVFARTDPQQKLDIVHAWRDRGAVTAMTGDGVNDGPALRQADIGVAMGARGSEVARQAADLVLTDDELSTVVTAVEEGRRVYDNIRRFLVYAMAGGTAEILVMLAGPLLGLSLPLRAGQILWINLLTHGLTGVAMGAEPVNPQAMHRPPRPPGQHILAAGVWQRLLVLAAAVTAFSLAAGLAARAMDLPWQSVLFLALLAAQLGVALGLRARLLTAQNLFLPASVAASALLAMAALYLPALQSLLATEPVGWSGAGLAVTAGLAALITARFLRGAFHGKA; encoded by the coding sequence ATGACCGGTCGTACGACCGACATGACCCCTGTCGGTTCCCCGGCGGGGACGGGGCTGACGGAGGCCGAAGCCGTACGTCGGCTGGCCCGGTACGGCCGGAACGAGGTGGCGCCGCCACGGTCCACCCCTCTCTACGGGCGGGTGATCGCTCAGCTGCGCGATCCGCTGATCATGGTGCTCCTGGGAGCCATGCTGCTGACCATCGCCATCGGGGACCACCCGGATGCCGTCGTCATCGCTCTGGTGGTCGTCTTCAACACCGCCGTGGGAGTGGCGCAGGAAGTCCGCGCGGACCGCGCCGTTGCCGCCCTCTCCACGCTCTCGGCCCCGCACGCCAGGGTGCTGCGCGAGGCCACCCCGCACGAGGTGCCGGCGGCGCTGGTCGTCCCGGGCGACACCCTGCTGCTGGGGGAGGGGGACGTCGTCGCCGCGGACGCCGACCTCACGGAGGCGTCCGCACTCCTGGTGGACGAGTCCATGCTCACGGGCGAATCCGAACCCGTGGACAAGAAGGTCAACGACACGATCAGCGCCGGCACCGTCGTCGTGCGTGGCCGAGGGGCGGCCACCGCGACCGCCACCGGATCCGCGAGTGCGCTCGGTCGGATCGCGGCGCTGCTCGGTGAGGGCCGCGAACTCACCCCGCTCCAGCGCCGCCTCGCCTCGTTGGGGCGGATCCTCGCGGGCGTCACCCTCGCCCTGTGCGTGCTGTTCTTCGCGCTGGGCCTGGTACGCGGCCTGCCGGTGAGCACGATGGCGGTGACCGCCATCAGCCTGGCCGTCGCCGCGGTGCCGGAGTCCCTCCCGGCCGTGGTCACCCTCGCCCTCGCTCTCGGTGCACGCAGGATGGCGGCCCGCAACGCTCTGGTCCGCCGCCTGCCGGCGGTCGAAACCCTGGGCTCCGTGAGCGTCCTGGCCACGGACAAGACCGGCACCCTCACCGAGGGCCGCATGGTCGTCCAGCAGCTGTGGTCGCCGTCCGGCGCCGCGGACGTGTCCGGCAGCGGCTACGAGCCGCGGGGAGAGCTGACCCGTGCGGGCCGACCCCTGGCACCTGAGCAGCTCCGCCCGCTACGGGAGCTCCTCACGGCGGCTGCCCTGTGCAACGACTCGGGCCTGCGACCACCCCGTGAAGGCTCGGACACGTGGACGGCCGTGGGCGACCCCATGGAGGCCGCGCTGCTGGCAGCCGCCGCCAAAGCAGGTTGCCCGGACCAGGCCACGCTGCACCGAGACTGCCCCCGCATCTCGGAGGCGCCCTTCGACAGCCTGCGCAAGCGGATGACCACCCTGCACCACCTTCCCGACGGGAACGTCCTCGTGTGCCTCAAGGGGGCGCCGGAAGCAGTCCTGACCGACACGGTGCTCGCCGAGCCGCCGGACCTACTGGACCGAGCCCACCGCGAGGCTTCTCTCCTGGCCGCGCGGGGGTTCCGCGTCCTGGCCGTGGCAGGCTCCGAACGGCTGGTGTGGGACCTGTCCGCCGCCGAGGCCGAGCAGGGACTGGACCTCCTCGGCCTCGTCGCGATCAGCGACCCCCCGAAGGCGTCGGCAGCCGCGACCTTGGAAGCCTGCCGCGCCGCGGGCATCACCCCCGTCCTCATCACCGGGGACCACCCGGCGACAGCCCACGCCATCGCCGTACGCACCGGTCTCGTGGAGGACGGGCCTGCCGGGGAGGTGATCACCGGGTCCGAAATGGGCGCGGCCCCGGACACCGACCTGACCGGTGTCCGGGTCTTCGCCCGCACCGATCCGCAGCAGAAGTTGGACATCGTCCACGCCTGGCGTGACCGCGGCGCGGTCACGGCGATGACCGGAGACGGCGTCAACGACGGCCCCGCCCTGCGCCAGGCGGACATCGGCGTGGCCATGGGCGCCCGCGGCAGCGAAGTGGCCCGCCAGGCCGCGGACCTGGTGCTCACCGACGACGAGCTCTCCACCGTGGTCACCGCCGTCGAGGAAGGCCGCCGCGTCTACGACAACATCCGGCGTTTCCTCGTCTACGCCATGGCCGGCGGGACCGCCGAGATCCTGGTGATGTTGGCAGGCCCCCTCCTCGGCCTGTCCCTGCCCCTGCGAGCAGGTCAGATCCTGTGGATCAACCTCCTCACGCACGGTCTGACGGGCGTGGCCATGGGCGCGGAACCCGTCAACCCGCAGGCCATGCACCGCCCGCCCCGGCCTCCTGGGCAGCACATCCTGGCCGCGGGCGTGTGGCAGCGCCTCCTCGTTCTCGCAGCGGCGGTGACGGCGTTCAGCCTGGCAGCCGGCCTGGCCGCGCGTGCGATGGACCTGCCCTGGCAGAGCGTGCTGTTCCTGGCTCTGCTCGCGGCACAGCTCGGCGTGGCTCTGGGTCTGCGAGCACGGCTGCTCACCGCGCAGAACCTGTTCCTTCCCGCCTCCGTGGCAGCCTCCGCCCTGCTGGCGATGGCCGCCCTCTACCTTCCCGCGCTGCAGTCGCTCCTGGCCACCGAACCCGTCGGCTGGTCCGGCGCGGGCCTCGCCGTCACGGCCGGCCTCGCGGCGTTGATCACGGCCCGGTTCCTGAGGGGCGCATTCCACGGAAAGGCGTGA
- a CDS encoding response regulator transcription factor: MSDVPSASAEAPIKVFLLDDHEVVRRGLRDLLDAEADITVVGEAGTADQALARGPALRPDVAVLDVRLPDGDGITVCRELRSRMPGLACLMLTSFDDEDALLDAIMAGAAGYVLKQIQGTDLVSAIRTVATGQSMLDPATTARLMHSLRDPDAAKAPEDARLAALSERERAVLGLIGDGLTNRQIAKQLYLSEKTVKNHISRLLGKLGVERRVQAAVIAAQVHDQGRDGEAPSKH; encoded by the coding sequence ATGTCCGACGTACCGAGCGCCTCCGCCGAGGCGCCCATCAAGGTGTTCCTGCTCGACGATCACGAGGTGGTCAGGCGGGGGCTGCGGGACCTGCTCGACGCCGAGGCGGACATCACCGTCGTGGGTGAGGCGGGCACGGCGGACCAGGCGCTGGCGCGCGGTCCGGCGCTACGCCCCGACGTCGCCGTCCTCGACGTCCGGCTGCCCGACGGCGACGGAATCACGGTGTGCCGGGAGCTGCGCTCCCGGATGCCCGGCCTGGCCTGCCTGATGCTGACGTCCTTCGATGACGAGGACGCCCTGCTGGACGCGATCATGGCAGGGGCGGCCGGGTACGTGCTGAAGCAGATCCAGGGGACCGACCTGGTCTCCGCCATTCGCACGGTCGCCACCGGGCAGTCCATGCTCGACCCCGCGACGACCGCCCGTCTGATGCACTCGCTGCGCGACCCGGATGCCGCCAAGGCGCCCGAGGACGCCCGCCTGGCCGCCCTCTCCGAGCGGGAGCGCGCCGTCCTCGGACTGATCGGTGACGGCCTCACCAACCGGCAGATCGCCAAGCAGCTCTACCTCTCGGAGAAGACCGTCAAGAACCACATTTCACGACTGCTGGGCAAGCTGGGAGTCGAACGGCGGGTGCAGGCAGCCGTCATCGCAGCTCAGGTCCACGACCAAGGGCGCGATGGTGAGGCGCCGTCGAAGCACTAG
- a CDS encoding cyclic nucleotide-binding domain-containing protein produces MSTTSPIRFNAALPADCRTRLMELARETNFDEGTRLFREGGRADRFWIVRSGTVTLDVHVPGRRAAVIETLGAGELVGCSWLFEPYTWRLGAEAMTPVRAYEFDAARVRALVDADTAFGSALGHWVGTVLAHRLQAARVRLLDLYAPYGSGSYL; encoded by the coding sequence ATGAGCACCACGTCTCCCATCCGATTCAATGCGGCGCTGCCCGCCGACTGCCGCACCCGTCTGATGGAGCTGGCCCGCGAGACCAACTTCGACGAGGGGACCCGTCTCTTCCGCGAGGGCGGCCGGGCGGACCGGTTCTGGATCGTCCGGTCCGGCACGGTGACCCTTGACGTTCATGTGCCGGGCAGGCGCGCGGCCGTCATCGAGACCCTCGGGGCCGGCGAGCTGGTCGGCTGCTCTTGGCTGTTCGAGCCGTACACCTGGCGCCTGGGGGCCGAGGCCATGACGCCCGTCCGCGCCTACGAGTTCGACGCGGCGCGCGTCCGCGCACTGGTCGATGCCGACACCGCGTTCGGCTCGGCCCTCGGCCACTGGGTCGGGACGGTCCTCGCCCATCGGCTGCAGGCCGCTCGGGTCCGCCTGCTCGACCTGTACGCGCCCTACGGCAGCGGCAGCTACTTGTGA
- a CDS encoding GAF domain-containing protein, which produces MCADGRPAQGGMPRLRLDELLDELQVRIDEVRGTRDRLNGLLEAVMSVGRELDLPQVLRRIVEAAVVLVDAEYGALGVIGDDHKLAEFLPVGITDDLRAQIGDLPSGHGILGELIRHPEPLRLSELSEHPASYGFPAHHPPMHSFLGVPIRVREDVFGNLYLTEKRGGAEFDAEDEAVLSTLAIAAGIAIENARLFEEVRLRERWLEASSDITSSLLSGAPEDEVLAGMVERAKDITSADIGVFYRVGPAGELRGSIALGYAAEAHRGIVLPSTTGTLAEAALARDGLVVVTDVESDPRVTVLQPERWTGFGPAVAVTVGTKDRLSGILMLARRHGRGVFATAEVASLPGFANQAALALELGERRRDAEQVVMLEDHDRIARDLHDLAIQRLFATGMTLQSAQRFVDHPEATDRLARAVDDLDATIKIIRSTIFGLRDRDAVGRAPKLRSRTVQAVDAAAEGLGFAPALRMEGLIDTDVPAAVADEVLAVLGEALTNVARHAKATRAEASIVAEGGVVTVTVTDNGVGLPEGGRRGGLRNLTERAERLGGRMEVTSRGADERGTRLQWWVPLASPPP; this is translated from the coding sequence ATGTGCGCAGACGGCCGACCCGCTCAGGGGGGCATGCCGCGGCTGCGGCTGGACGAGCTGCTCGACGAGCTCCAGGTGCGCATCGACGAGGTCAGGGGTACCAGGGACCGACTGAACGGACTGCTCGAAGCCGTCATGTCGGTCGGCCGCGAGCTGGACCTGCCCCAGGTCCTGCGCCGCATCGTCGAGGCCGCCGTCGTCCTCGTGGACGCCGAATACGGCGCACTCGGCGTCATCGGCGACGACCACAAGCTGGCCGAGTTCCTGCCCGTCGGCATCACGGACGACCTCCGTGCGCAGATCGGTGACCTGCCCTCCGGCCACGGCATCCTCGGTGAACTGATCCGCCACCCGGAACCCCTGCGGCTGTCGGAGCTGTCCGAACATCCCGCCTCGTACGGCTTCCCGGCCCACCACCCGCCGATGCACTCCTTCCTCGGCGTCCCCATCCGGGTGCGTGAAGACGTCTTCGGCAACCTCTACCTCACGGAGAAGCGCGGCGGAGCCGAGTTCGACGCCGAGGACGAAGCGGTCCTGTCCACCCTCGCCATCGCCGCCGGCATCGCCATCGAGAACGCCCGCCTCTTCGAGGAGGTCCGCCTGCGCGAGCGCTGGCTGGAGGCCAGCTCGGACATCACCAGCTCCCTCCTCTCCGGGGCCCCCGAGGACGAGGTCCTCGCGGGCATGGTGGAGCGCGCCAAGGACATCACCAGCGCCGACATCGGAGTCTTCTACCGCGTCGGCCCTGCCGGAGAGCTGCGCGGATCCATCGCCCTGGGGTACGCCGCAGAGGCCCACCGGGGCATCGTCCTGCCCAGCACCACCGGCACCCTGGCCGAGGCCGCTCTGGCGCGGGACGGGCTGGTCGTGGTCACGGACGTGGAGAGCGACCCGCGCGTCACCGTCCTCCAGCCGGAACGTTGGACGGGTTTCGGGCCGGCCGTGGCCGTGACCGTCGGCACCAAGGACAGACTCAGCGGCATCCTGATGCTGGCCCGGCGCCACGGCCGCGGCGTCTTCGCCACGGCTGAGGTCGCTTCCCTGCCCGGGTTCGCCAATCAGGCCGCTCTGGCGCTCGAACTGGGCGAGCGGCGCCGCGACGCCGAGCAGGTGGTCATGCTCGAAGACCACGACCGCATCGCCCGCGACCTCCACGACCTGGCCATCCAGCGTCTCTTCGCCACCGGCATGACCCTGCAGAGCGCCCAGCGGTTCGTGGACCATCCCGAGGCGACCGATCGCCTCGCCCGCGCCGTGGACGACCTCGACGCCACCATCAAGATCATCCGCTCCACCATCTTCGGGCTCCGCGACCGTGACGCCGTGGGGCGGGCACCCAAGCTGCGCTCCCGCACCGTCCAGGCCGTGGACGCCGCCGCTGAGGGCCTCGGGTTCGCTCCGGCTTTGCGGATGGAGGGGCTGATCGACACGGACGTCCCGGCCGCCGTCGCCGACGAAGTCCTCGCCGTACTCGGGGAGGCCCTCACCAACGTCGCCCGGCACGCCAAGGCCACGCGTGCGGAGGCGTCGATCGTCGCGGAGGGCGGCGTCGTCACGGTGACGGTGACGGACAACGGAGTGGGCCTGCCCGAGGGAGGCCGACGGGGCGGGCTGCGCAATCTCACCGAACGCGCCGAAAGGCTCGGCGGCCGCATGGAAGTCACCTCGCGAGGAGCGGACGAGCGGGGCACGCGTCTTCAGTGGTGGGTGCCGCTCGCCTCACCACCGCCGTGA